The following coding sequences lie in one Mycoplasma tauri genomic window:
- the topA gene encoding type I DNA topoisomerase — MSYKLVIVESPNKVSTIQKYLGNDYLVMSSIGHITRLSTKGTMGLGINLENWEPDFEIDPDKKAVVKDLKAAVKKASFVYIATDPDREGEAIGDHLVKFLKCKENQYARVKYNEITKDAILKAFDKPGKLDNHLIDAQKARRMLDRIIGFRLSQLMKKKLSNSPSNPSAGRVQSIALKLVIDREKEIEKFIPRGYHTLVAKLNDNYQAILYMNDHEADEKNWIYDNEIDEIKLELNNKPTNELLVNSVKYSQRHLSTIIPLKQAVLYKKSPFSSNITQITAQKLYEGFGDGGLISYPRTDSTRMSETFINNAKKYVSERFGADYVLDEIKGFSGDQDAHEAIRPTDISLTPENAKEKYKLNNYEFQIYKLIYEHTLMCLIKPPLRANKTYTFLKNSLVFKLNISWVIFDGYYIIKGEKEENIDPDFKKGQVINVNEYVFQDHETKPPARYSEGALIEKLDEIKVGRPSTFATTVKIILNREYVKNDSGALHPTNFGKIVMEKLTAGFPDIINEGYTADVEESLDLISQNKISIEPVMHDFYDKFNQNYDYAAETLEHTQMNLEIVDEKCQEDNANLIVRKNGKGEKFLGCENFPKCRFTKSLGTTTRKFFKWKYIKNEKATK, encoded by the coding sequence ATGAGTTATAAATTAGTTATAGTTGAATCACCAAACAAAGTAAGCACTATTCAAAAATATTTAGGAAATGATTATTTAGTTATGTCATCCATTGGGCATATAACACGTTTAAGCACTAAAGGTACAATGGGGTTAGGAATAAATCTTGAAAATTGAGAGCCAGATTTTGAAATTGATCCAGATAAAAAAGCTGTTGTAAAAGATCTTAAGGCAGCAGTTAAAAAGGCTTCATTTGTATATATTGCAACTGACCCTGACCGTGAAGGAGAAGCAATAGGTGATCATTTAGTTAAGTTTTTAAAATGCAAGGAAAATCAATATGCAAGAGTTAAATATAACGAAATTACCAAGGATGCTATTTTAAAAGCATTTGATAAACCTGGCAAGCTTGATAATCATTTAATTGATGCACAAAAAGCAAGAAGAATGTTGGATAGAATAATTGGTTTTAGATTAAGCCAGTTAATGAAGAAAAAACTTTCAAATTCTCCATCAAATCCTTCAGCAGGAAGAGTACAATCAATAGCTTTAAAACTAGTTATTGATAGAGAAAAAGAAATTGAAAAGTTTATTCCTAGAGGTTATCATACACTAGTTGCTAAATTAAATGATAATTACCAAGCTATTTTATATATGAATGATCATGAAGCTGATGAAAAAAACTGAATATATGATAATGAAATTGATGAAATAAAACTGGAATTAAATAATAAACCTACAAATGAGTTATTGGTAAATAGTGTTAAGTATAGTCAAAGACACTTATCTACTATTATTCCTTTAAAACAGGCTGTTTTGTACAAAAAAAGTCCTTTTAGTTCTAACATAACTCAAATTACTGCTCAAAAATTATATGAAGGTTTTGGAGATGGTGGTTTGATTAGCTATCCACGTACAGATAGCACAAGAATGAGTGAAACATTCATTAACAATGCTAAAAAATACGTGTCAGAAAGATTTGGCGCTGATTATGTGCTTGATGAAATAAAGGGCTTTAGTGGTGATCAAGATGCTCATGAAGCTATAAGGCCAACTGATATTTCATTAACTCCTGAAAATGCCAAAGAAAAATATAAATTAAATAATTATGAATTTCAAATTTATAAACTAATTTATGAACATACATTAATGTGTTTAATTAAACCCCCTCTTAGAGCCAATAAAACATATACATTTTTAAAAAATTCATTGGTTTTCAAATTGAATATTAGTTGAGTTATTTTTGACGGTTATTACATAATTAAAGGTGAAAAAGAAGAAAATATAGATCCTGATTTTAAGAAAGGCCAAGTTATAAATGTTAATGAGTACGTCTTTCAAGATCATGAAACAAAACCACCAGCTAGATATTCTGAAGGTGCATTGATTGAAAAATTAGATGAGATAAAAGTGGGTAGACCATCAACTTTTGCAACAACTGTTAAGATAATACTTAACCGTGAATATGTAAAGAATGACTCTGGTGCTCTTCATCCAACAAATTTTGGAAAAATTGTCATGGAGAAACTTACTGCTGGTTTTCCAGACATTATTAATGAAGGATATACTGCAGATGTTGAAGAGAGTTTAGACTTAATATCACAAAATAAAATATCTATTGAACCAGTCATGCATGATTTTTATGATAAGTTCAATCAAAACTATGATTACGCAGCAGAGACTCTTGAACACACTCAAATGAATCTTGAAATAGTTGATGAAAAATGCCAAGAAGATAATGCTAATTTAATTGTTAGAAAAAATGGCAAAGGTGAAAAATTTCTTGGTTGTGAAAATTTTCCTAAATGTAGATTTACAAAAAGTTTAGGTACAACAACTAGAAAATTTTTCAAATGAAAATATATAAAAAATGAAAAAGCAACTAAGTAA
- a CDS encoding ribonuclease HIII codes for MDFKDYDPSLLLNEKNIIGVDESGVGDYFGPLCASAVFIPLQNIEKVEELGIKDSKLITSSKKIKELANKLKNSGLIKYAISHLSPAGFNKLNNSYNTNVLKMFVHLSAINKVSESIDDIDYVFIDKYSNNNSIKKYYDTLIMNNWANFKPIKCDVILANKAESLSVAVAAASILARDFLIKKMDQMNNQYNVVFPLGAGNNVKVFAFNFFKKHNFDKELINNTCKKSFKMNFELLMGNDEKEEIKLF; via the coding sequence ATGGATTTCAAGGATTATGATCCTTCTTTATTGCTTAATGAAAAGAACATAATCGGCGTAGATGAGTCTGGTGTCGGGGACTATTTTGGCCCACTTTGTGCATCAGCTGTTTTTATTCCTTTGCAAAATATTGAAAAAGTTGAGGAATTAGGTATTAAAGATAGCAAATTAATCACTAGTAGTAAAAAAATAAAAGAATTAGCTAATAAATTAAAAAATAGTGGTTTAATCAAATATGCTATTTCACATTTAAGTCCTGCTGGATTCAACAAATTAAATAATTCATACAATACAAATGTGTTAAAAATGTTTGTTCATTTAAGTGCAATAAATAAAGTCAGTGAATCTATTGATGACATTGACTATGTTTTTATTGACAAATATTCTAATAATAATTCAATTAAAAAGTATTATGACACTTTAATTATGAATAATTGAGCTAATTTTAAGCCTATAAAATGCGATGTTATTTTGGCTAATAAGGCTGAAAGTTTATCTGTGGCTGTTGCTGCGGCATCAATTTTAGCAAGGGATTTTCTAATCAAAAAAATGGATCAAATGAATAATCAATATAACGTTGTTTTCCCGCTTGGGGCAGGAAACAATGTTAAAGTTTTTGCTTTTAATTTTTTTAAAAAACATAATTTTGACAAAGAATTAATCAATAATACATGCAAAAAATCATTCAAAATGAATTTTGAATTATTAATGGGCAATGATGAAAAAGAAGAGATAAAATTATTTTAA
- a CDS encoding Cof-type HAD-IIB family hydrolase: protein MNTEPINNEQKEEKKERYLFAIDLDGTLLASSKDGFMHDKTYQAIKRAKEEGHIICALTGRPWRSTKPIYEALGLDTVVSNYNGAQIHHPKDENFIPYIKYLNLNEMLYILGDPIVANEISNIAIEGPGWVQLQHRDEALESVFGFSSASKFVVGINLNKVPLCPTGIIFDVKETTDVEKLRRYLRARYGDLGEFSYWSKGEGLTPVFDITNVTVNKGRALSLLTRFYGIDLDHTVAFGDGFNDVPMFKVACVSVAVGNASDAVKRHATIRLKKTNKQGAVGDYINKFLDNPKKEIAKAKAMAEKMRKLLDSEED, encoded by the coding sequence ATGAATACAGAACCAATTAATAACGAACAAAAAGAAGAAAAAAAAGAAAGATATCTTTTTGCTATCGATCTTGATGGCACACTTTTAGCATCAAGTAAAGATGGTTTTATGCATGATAAGACATATCAAGCTATTAAAAGAGCAAAAGAAGAAGGACATATTATTTGTGCGCTTACAGGTAGACCATGAAGAAGTACTAAACCTATTTATGAAGCTCTTGGTCTTGATACTGTTGTTTCTAACTATAATGGTGCTCAAATTCACCATCCTAAGGATGAAAACTTCATTCCATATATCAAATATCTCAATCTTAACGAAATGCTTTATATTTTAGGTGATCCAATTGTTGCAAATGAGATTTCAAACATCGCTATTGAAGGACCTGGTTGAGTTCAATTACAACATAGGGATGAAGCACTTGAATCAGTTTTTGGTTTTAGTTCTGCTAGCAAATTTGTTGTAGGTATTAATTTAAACAAAGTTCCACTTTGTCCAACAGGTATTATCTTTGATGTAAAAGAAACAACTGATGTTGAAAAATTGAGAAGATATTTAAGAGCAAGATATGGCGACCTTGGAGAATTTTCATATTGATCAAAAGGAGAAGGATTAACACCTGTTTTTGATATTACAAACGTAACAGTAAACAAAGGTAGAGCATTAAGCTTACTTACAAGATTTTATGGTATAGATCTTGATCATACAGTAGCTTTTGGAGATGGTTTTAATGATGTTCCTATGTTTAAGGTTGCTTGTGTTTCTGTAGCTGTTGGAAATGCTTCTGATGCTGTTAAAAGACATGCAACAATAAGATTAAAGAAAACAAATAAACAAGGTGCAGTTGGCGATTACATAAATAAATTCCTAGATAACCCTAAAAAAGAAATAGCTAAAGCAAAAGCTATGGCTGAGAAAATGAGAAAGCTTCTCGACAGCGAGGAAGATTAA
- a CDS encoding DNA topoisomerase IV subunit A — protein sequence MNKKNEKKLDDLLSKIIQENLDSIMAERFSRYSKYVIQQRALPDVRDGLKPVQRRILYSMQDLKLNHDKAFKKSARVVGDVIGKYHPHGDSSIYDAMVRLAQEWKMGHTLVEMHGNVGSIDDDPAAAMRYTEVRLTEISNYVIGDIFKNTIKFAPNFDDSEKEPTVMASVIPNILLNGASGIASGFATEMPPHNLNEILDAAIAKIKNPDIQQSKIFQIVKGPDFPTGGLIYGTSGISEAFERGKGRITLVSRYKTYSDNKNKYIEINEIPYGVVKSKLVHDIDVIVSSNEIAGLLEVKDQSDRNGISILITLEKDTNEEVIINFLLSKTQMQIYYNYNNVVIQNNSPKTLGLIQLLDAYLDHVKDVKYKTLLYDLTKYKARLEIVLGFIKVSEITDQVILVIRNSENSKQGVIDDLIKHFNFSENQARAIAELRLYRLSKTDKNAFLAEQSELEALIANCELLLNDQNEFNKFLIELFQTIKSKFGKPRKTSIIDQEYKASFSQVDLVKDEEIILGISKFGYLKRISKRVSESNDFITYGLKEDDKIIFYGSANTLDNFLLFSNFGNYAYLPVFKINESKWKDFGLHLSDFVDLAPGEEIVSAIRVTDFNLLNYVTLISKQGLGKRVLLKDFEVSRFNKTFTAIKLKDKDELVNAKLSNGFKDVLLITKNGNASLYSENDIQIYGTKSCGTKSCYMPPSDEISAFALVENSESIALLTKNSQIKRINVANITKVPKKNIGKPIFLQYKTKPYVVSDCEVVNSNTEIYITNEQGQITFERVGNYPLTTINEGFSKIKIPNVRTCSFKINYISDNSTKPEISFTQSTQKEEELITKAESQIRTADLDIDDILKRVNIMFEKDKK from the coding sequence ATGAATAAAAAAAATGAGAAAAAACTTGATGATTTACTATCAAAAATTATTCAAGAGAATCTAGATAGTATAATGGCTGAGCGATTTAGCCGTTATTCAAAATATGTTATTCAACAACGCGCTCTTCCAGATGTAAGAGATGGACTTAAGCCAGTTCAAAGAAGAATCTTATATTCTATGCAAGACTTAAAACTAAATCATGATAAAGCATTTAAAAAATCGGCCAGGGTTGTTGGAGATGTTATAGGTAAATATCACCCTCATGGTGATTCATCAATTTATGATGCTATGGTTAGACTTGCACAAGAGTGAAAAATGGGACACACTCTTGTTGAAATGCATGGTAATGTTGGTTCAATAGATGATGATCCTGCTGCAGCTATGCGTTATACAGAAGTTAGATTGACTGAAATATCAAACTATGTTATTGGGGATATCTTCAAAAATACTATTAAATTTGCACCAAACTTTGATGATTCTGAGAAGGAGCCTACTGTTATGGCTTCTGTCATTCCTAATATTTTATTAAATGGTGCATCTGGTATTGCATCTGGTTTTGCTACGGAAATGCCACCGCATAATTTAAATGAAATTTTAGATGCTGCAATTGCCAAAATTAAAAATCCAGATATTCAACAAAGTAAGATTTTTCAGATTGTTAAAGGTCCAGATTTTCCAACTGGCGGTCTGATATATGGAACAAGTGGAATATCAGAGGCATTTGAAAGAGGAAAAGGAAGAATAACGCTAGTTTCTAGGTACAAAACTTATTCAGATAATAAAAATAAGTATATTGAAATAAATGAAATACCATATGGGGTTGTTAAATCAAAATTAGTTCATGACATAGATGTTATAGTTTCAAGCAATGAAATTGCAGGATTACTTGAAGTAAAGGATCAATCAGATCGAAATGGAATTAGTATCCTCATAACTTTGGAAAAAGACACAAATGAGGAAGTAATTATTAATTTTTTACTTTCAAAAACTCAAATGCAGATTTACTATAACTATAATAATGTTGTTATCCAAAATAATTCACCTAAAACACTAGGACTTATCCAACTTCTTGATGCTTATTTGGATCATGTCAAAGATGTAAAATATAAAACATTATTATATGATTTAACAAAATATAAAGCAAGATTAGAAATAGTACTTGGTTTTATAAAAGTTTCTGAAATAACTGATCAAGTAATATTGGTTATTAGAAATAGTGAAAATTCAAAACAAGGTGTTATTGATGACCTTATTAAACACTTTAATTTTAGTGAAAACCAAGCAAGAGCCATTGCAGAATTAAGATTATATAGATTAAGTAAGACTGATAAAAATGCTTTTTTAGCTGAACAGTCAGAATTGGAAGCTTTAATAGCTAATTGTGAATTGCTGCTAAATGATCAAAATGAATTTAATAAATTTCTTATAGAACTATTTCAAACTATTAAAAGTAAATTTGGTAAACCAAGAAAAACCTCAATTATAGACCAAGAATATAAAGCTTCATTTAGCCAAGTTGATTTAGTTAAAGATGAAGAAATTATCTTAGGAATAAGTAAATTTGGATATTTAAAAAGAATTAGCAAAAGAGTGTCGGAATCAAATGATTTTATAACTTATGGACTTAAAGAAGATGACAAAATAATTTTCTATGGAAGCGCTAATACGCTTGACAATTTTTTGTTATTTTCAAACTTTGGAAATTATGCTTATTTGCCTGTTTTTAAGATAAATGAGTCAAAATGAAAAGATTTTGGATTACATCTTAGTGACTTTGTTGATTTAGCGCCTGGTGAAGAAATTGTTAGCGCAATAAGAGTTACTGATTTTAACTTGCTTAATTATGTAACACTAATTTCTAAACAAGGTTTAGGTAAAAGAGTTTTATTAAAAGACTTTGAAGTTTCGCGCTTTAATAAAACATTTACAGCTATCAAACTTAAAGATAAAGATGAACTTGTTAATGCTAAGCTATCTAATGGTTTTAAAGATGTTTTATTAATTACTAAAAACGGTAATGCATCTTTATATTCTGAAAATGATATACAAATTTATGGTACAAAATCTTGCGGCACAAAATCATGTTATATGCCGCCTTCTGATGAAATATCTGCATTTGCATTAGTTGAAAATTCAGAAAGTATTGCTTTACTAACAAAAAATTCACAAATTAAACGAATTAATGTTGCAAATATAACAAAAGTGCCTAAAAAGAATATTGGTAAGCCTATTTTCTTACAATATAAAACTAAGCCTTATGTTGTAAGCGACTGTGAAGTAGTTAACTCAAACACTGAAATTTATATCACAAATGAACAAGGACAAATTACATTTGAAAGAGTTGGAAATTATCCTTTGACAACTATAAATGAAGGTTTTTCAAAAATTAAGATACCTAATGTTAGAACATGTTCTTTCAAAATTAATTATATAAGTGATAATTCAACAAAACCTGAAATTTCATTCACTCAAAGCACACAAAAAGAAGAAGAATTAATCACAAAAGCAGAGAGTCAAATTAGAACAGCTGATTTGGATATTGATGACATATTAAAACGTGTAAATATTATGTTTGAAAAAGACAAAAAGTAA
- the parE gene encoding DNA topoisomerase IV subunit B, which translates to MNNSNYDASSIKQLKGLEAVRKRPGMYIGSTDINGLHHLIWEIVDNSIDEALAGEASEIIVILNKDGSVTVSDNGRGIPVGKTDSGKSAVELVFTELHAGGKFNEGAYKTSGGLHGVGSSVVNALSKRLKCFVYRDKKIYETIFENGDNIVQTTHVIGTTNKRGTTIQFWPNYDIFKRAKFSFETIAERLRESSFLIAGLSIKLIDESTKRSEEFVHENGLKAFVEFINDSKNALFNAYSFKETKRDIEVECSFQYTDGYSETVLSFVNNVKTRDGGTHEIGLKSALTKTINDFAIDEKVLKGKNTFDGEDIREGLTIVLSVKIPEKYLEFVSQTKDKLGTPEAKSVVEEIVSKHLKIWITENKQIAKKILDKVKKASDSREAARKARLEARKTKSVLKEKQILSGKLTPAQSKNPREKELFLVEGDSAGGSAKSGRDRKYQAILPLRGKVINTEKARLFDILKNEEIATIINTIGAGIGNDFDLSKRQYDKVVIMTDADTDGAHIQILLLTFFFRHMRQLVENGNVYIALPPLFKLTLNKAKKEICYAWDEQELKELLSSKMKGSEVQRYKGLGEMNADQLWETTMNPETRTLIQVKIEDAALAERRVSTLMGDNVEYRKNWINKNVDFTMEDDFSL; encoded by the coding sequence ATGAATAATTCAAATTATGATGCATCTAGTATTAAACAGTTAAAAGGTCTTGAAGCTGTTAGAAAACGTCCTGGAATGTATATTGGTTCAACAGACATAAATGGTTTACACCATTTGATTTGAGAAATTGTTGATAATTCTATTGATGAAGCATTAGCTGGTGAAGCAAGCGAAATCATTGTTATTTTAAACAAAGATGGTTCTGTAACTGTTTCTGATAATGGCCGTGGCATACCGGTTGGAAAAACTGATAGTGGAAAAAGTGCTGTTGAATTAGTATTTACTGAACTGCATGCTGGTGGTAAATTCAATGAAGGCGCTTATAAGACATCAGGTGGTCTTCATGGTGTTGGTTCATCAGTTGTTAATGCACTAAGCAAAAGACTAAAATGCTTTGTTTATAGGGATAAAAAGATATATGAAACTATTTTTGAAAATGGCGATAATATAGTTCAAACAACGCATGTTATAGGAACAACAAATAAACGTGGAACAACTATTCAGTTTTGACCAAATTATGATATTTTCAAAAGAGCTAAATTTAGCTTTGAAACAATTGCTGAAAGATTAAGAGAAAGTAGCTTTTTAATTGCTGGTTTATCTATTAAATTAATTGATGAATCAACAAAAAGAAGTGAAGAATTTGTTCACGAAAACGGACTAAAAGCATTTGTTGAATTTATAAATGATTCAAAAAATGCTCTTTTTAATGCTTACTCTTTTAAAGAAACAAAAAGAGATATTGAAGTTGAATGTAGTTTTCAATATACTGATGGCTATAGTGAAACAGTTTTATCATTTGTAAACAATGTTAAAACTCGTGATGGCGGAACGCATGAAATAGGTCTAAAATCAGCTCTAACTAAAACTATAAATGACTTTGCCATTGATGAAAAAGTTTTAAAAGGCAAAAATACATTTGATGGTGAAGATATTCGTGAAGGTCTTACAATAGTTTTATCAGTAAAAATTCCTGAAAAATATCTTGAATTTGTGAGTCAAACAAAAGATAAACTAGGAACCCCAGAAGCTAAAAGTGTTGTTGAAGAAATAGTTTCAAAACATTTAAAAATATGAATTACAGAAAATAAACAAATAGCTAAAAAAATTCTTGACAAAGTTAAAAAAGCCTCAGATTCACGTGAAGCTGCAAGAAAAGCTAGACTAGAAGCTAGAAAAACTAAAAGTGTTTTAAAAGAAAAACAAATTTTAAGTGGCAAGCTAACTCCTGCTCAATCTAAAAATCCTAGAGAAAAGGAACTTTTTTTAGTTGAAGGTGACTCTGCTGGTGGTAGTGCAAAAAGTGGTAGAGACAGGAAATATCAAGCTATATTACCACTTAGAGGTAAAGTTATCAACACTGAAAAAGCTCGCTTATTTGACATACTAAAAAATGAAGAAATTGCAACTATTATTAACACAATTGGAGCAGGTATTGGAAATGATTTTGATTTATCAAAAAGACAATATGATAAAGTTGTCATAATGACTGATGCTGACACAGATGGTGCTCATATTCAAATACTTTTACTTACATTTTTCTTCAGACATATGCGTCAATTAGTTGAAAATGGAAATGTCTATATAGCTCTTCCTCCTTTGTTTAAACTTACTTTAAATAAGGCTAAAAAAGAAATTTGTTATGCTTGAGATGAACAAGAATTAAAAGAATTATTGAGTTCAAAAATGAAAGGTTCAGAAGTTCAAAGATATAAAGGTCTTGGGGAAATGAATGCTGACCAATTATGGGAAACTACTATGAATCCCGAAACAAGAACTTTGATTCAAGTAAAAATTGAAGATGCTGCTTTAGCAGAAAGAAGAGTTTCAACTCTTATGGGTGATAATGTTGAATATAGAAAAAACTGAATAAATAAAAATGTTGATTTTACAATGGAAGATGATTTTTCACTATAA